The following coding sequences are from one Ctenopharyngodon idella isolate HZGC_01 chromosome 17, HZGC01, whole genome shotgun sequence window:
- the rasgrp3 gene encoding ras guanyl-releasing protein 3, with translation MGSFTLGKAASLELLLDACIHAFDDEGELHENQLPRTLLLMHRWYVSSTELAGKLLIMYRDCRGDDCQRTRLKICYLMRYWIAEFPAEFDLDLGLIRLTEEFRDAAAQLGGDEHIKLLDISTIPSYDWMRKLTQRKKQVKKGKASLLFDHLEPIELAEHLTFLEYKSIRRISFTDYQSYVIHGCLVDNPTLERSIALFNGISQWVQLMVLSKLTPQHRAEVINKYIHVAQKLLHLQNFNTLMAVVGGLSHSSISRLKETHSHLSPEVTKIWNEMTELVSSNGNYCAYRKAFSESEGFKIPILGVHLKDLIAVHVVFPDWVEDGKVNIVKMQQLYLTFNELVSLQSAVAQVEPNMDLIYLLTLSLDLYYTEDEIYELSLLREPRNPKSQPTSPTTPNKPLAPLDWASGVTTKPDPSVVNKHIRKVVDSVFRNYDHDHDGYISQEDFESIAANFPFLDSFCVLDKDQDGLISKDEMMAYFLRANPLLQCKMGPGFIHNFQEMTYLKPTFCEHCAGFLWGIIKQGYKCKDCGVNCHKQCRELLVLACRRLPRSTSMGSVSPGVLTHSSLPSSPNLPTCKDDDEVFTFPAVTPSSGSDLEGKSITLMTGSAQRISVRLQRATTSQATQTEPLWPENGWAAVADSGSHTFPKMRYRPHRKASKNKGFARWENDSQSSTGTRNSRNSQEHSEELQQNGLAEQHMNKTRTSEIS, from the exons ATGGGGTCGTTTACGCTGGGGAAGGCTGCTTCCCTGGAGCTACTGCTGGACGCCTGCATTCATGCATTTG ATGATGAAGGAGAGCTGCATGAAAATCAGCTTCCTCGAACCCTTCTGCTGATGCATCGCTGGTATGTGTCCTCCACCGAGCTCGCTGGGAAACTTCTGATCAT GTATCGTGACTGTCGGGGAGATGACTGCCAGCGGACACGACTGAAGATCTGTTATTTAATGAG GTACTGGATAGCTGAATTCCCTGCAGAGTTTGATCTGGATCTAGGTTTGATCCGCCTTACAGAAGAATTTCGAGATGCAGCCGCTCAGCTGGGTGGTGACGAGCACATTAAACTACTTGACATTTCTACAAT CCCCTCGTATGACTGGATGCGTAAACTGACTCAGCGAAAGAAGCAGGTGAAGAAGGGCAAAGCGTCACTGCTGTTTGATCACCTGGAACCCATTGAGTTGGCCGAACACCTCACCTTCTTAGAGTACAAGTCCATCAGGAGGATATCG TTCACAGATTACCAGAGTTATGTGATTCATGGCTGTCTAGTAGATAACCCCACATTAGAGCGCTCCATCGCTCTGTTTAATGGGATCTCTCAGTGGGTTCAACTGATGGTTCTTAGTAAACTCACCCCTCAGCACAGAGCAGAGGTCATCAACAAATACATCCATGTTGCACAG AAACTGCTCCACCTGCAGAACTTTAACACACTGATGGCTGTGGTCGGGGGCCTGAGTCACAGCTCGATTTCCCGCTTGAAGGAAACTCATTCTCACCTCAGCCCAGAGGTTACAAAG ATCTGGAATGAAATGACAGAGCTGGTTTCGTCAAACGGTAATTACTGTGCTTACCGCAAAGCCTTCAGTGAAAGCGAAGGGTTTAAGATCCCAATCCTAGGCGTTCACCTGAAGGACCTGATCGCCGTGCACGTAGTCTTCCCGGACTGGGTGGAGGATGGGAAAGTGAACATCGTGAAGATGCAGCAGCTGTATCTCACCTTTAATGAGCTGGTGTCCCTGCAGAGCGCTGTGGCTCAGGTGGAGCCCAACATGGATCTGATCTACCTGCTCACT CTGTCCTTAGATCTGTACTACACAGAGGATGAAATTTATGAGCTGTCCCTGCTCAGAGAACCCCGTAACCCCAAATCTCAG CCAACATCACCCACAACACCCAACAAACCTCTGGCTCCACTGGACTGGGCCTCTGGGGTCACAACCAAACCAGATCCTTCAGTGGTCAACAAACACATCAGGAAGGTCGTGGAT TCTGTCTTTCGAAACTATGACCATGACCATGACGGATACATATCTCAGGAAGACTTTGAGAGTATCGCTGCAAATTTCCCTTTCCTCGATTCCTTCTGCGTGCTTGATAAAGACCA ggATGGATTGATCAGTAAGGATGAGATGATGGCGTATTTCCTGCGTGCCAACCCGCTGCTGCAGTGTAAGATGGGTCCTGGATTTATTCACAACTTCCAGGAGATGACCTACCTGAAGCCAACATTCTGTGAACACTGCGCTGGATTT CTCTGGGGAATTATTAAACAAGGATACAAGTGCaaag ACTGTGGAGTGAACTGCCATAAACAATGTCGTGAGCTGCTGGTTTTGGCGTGCCGACGTCTTCCTCGGTCAACATCGATGGGCAGCGTGTCTCCTGGAGTGCTTACACACAGCTCTTTACCCAGCAGCCCCAACCTGCCCACCTGCAAAG ATGATGATGAGGTGTTTACATTCCCTGCTGTGACGCCATCATCAGGCTCTGACCTGGAGGGGAAGTCCATCACCCTGATGACCGGTTCAGCCCAGCGCATCTCAGTGCGGCTCCAGAGAGCCACCACCAGTCAGGCCACGCAGACAGAACCCCTGTGGCCTGAGAATGGCTGGGCTGCCGTTGCTGACAGCGGGTCGCACACCTTCCCCAAAATGAGGTACAGGCCACACCGCAAAGCATCCAAGAACAAAGGCTTTGCTCGCTGGGAGAACGACTCGCAGAGTTCGACAGGGACGAGGAACAGCAGGAACTCACAGGAGCACAGCGAAGAGTTGCAGCAGAACGGACTTGCAGAACAACATATGAACAAAACCAGGACCTCTGAG ATCAGCTGA